The Fragaria vesca subsp. vesca linkage group LG2, FraVesHawaii_1.0, whole genome shotgun sequence genome includes a window with the following:
- the LOC101315106 gene encoding uncharacterized protein LOC101315106 — MYADREEADSKRSIKERLNGNFGRDRRQVAGKRQRQDDKWEHDLYDDNESQLSTRKAGDLRLKLQRKSFKQTSGTRSVSGVRDLREKLSGTMKPQPMNADPPRSKVEAAKSARRTVAVAALAPENHKVANTTSRKKTSKKVDTTVDEFLTSLDLEKYSITFQAEEVDMTALVHMTDEDLKALGIPMGPRKKILLALESRV, encoded by the exons ATGTACGCTGATCGAGAAGAAGCCGATTCCAAGAGGTCCATTAAAGAGCGTCTCAATGGCAACTTCGGCAGGGATCGTAGACAGGTCGCCGGCAAAAG GCAGAGACAAGATGACAAGTGGGAGCATGATCTTTATGATGATAACGAATCTCAATTATCAA CTCGCAAAGCTGGGGACCTTCGTTTGAAGCTCCAGAGGAAAAGTTTCAAGCAGACATCTGGAACAAGATCTGTTTCAGGTGTAAGGGACCTACGGGAAAAGCTATCCGGTACAATGAAGCCACAACCAATGAATGCCGATCCACCAAGGTCAAAAGTAGAGGCTGCTAAATCAGCCAGGAGAACCGTTGCTGTTGCAGCACTGGCACCAGAGAATCACAAAGTTGCCAACACAACATCTAGGAAGAAGACTTCAAAAAAG GTTGACACAACAGTGGACGAATTTTTGACGTCCTTGGATCTTGAAAAGTATTCCATTACATTTCAGGCAGAGGAA GTTGATATGACGGCTCTTGTACACATGACTGATGAGGATCTCAAGGCTCTAGGAATACCAATG GGTCCCAGGAAGAAGATTCTTTTAGCCTTGGAATCAAGAGTGTGA